In a genomic window of Amycolatopsis japonica:
- a CDS encoding pyridoxamine 5'-phosphate oxidase family protein encodes MRQSTIDEILNRPYSQELLARDMARLAYTASDGTPRAIPISIHWNGKEIVMCTSTNAPKLHSLRRNPAVALTIDTESHPPKILLLRGTVELDHVDGIPDEYMQWNGTYEMTPEQRAEWEENVKSLYESMVRIVMTPTWVKLIDFEETLPTAVEELIRRQSA; translated from the coding sequence ATGCGGCAGAGCACGATCGACGAGATCCTGAACCGCCCGTACAGCCAGGAGCTCCTGGCCCGTGACATGGCCCGGCTGGCCTACACCGCGTCCGACGGCACGCCGCGGGCGATCCCGATCAGCATCCACTGGAACGGCAAGGAGATCGTCATGTGCACCTCGACGAACGCGCCGAAGCTGCACTCGCTGCGCCGCAACCCGGCCGTCGCGCTGACGATCGACACCGAATCGCACCCGCCGAAGATCCTGCTCCTGCGCGGCACCGTCGAGCTGGACCACGTCGACGGCATCCCCGACGAGTACATGCAGTGGAACGGCACCTACGAGATGACGCCGGAGCAGCGGGCCGAATGGGAAGAGAACGTGAAATCGCTCTACGAGAGCATGGTCCGCATCGTGATGACCCCGACCTGGGTCAAGCTCATCGACTTCGAGGAAACACTGCCCACCGCCGTCGAAGAGCTCATCCGCCGTCAGAGCGCCTGA
- the sucD gene encoding succinate--CoA ligase subunit alpha, giving the protein MSIFINENSKVIVQGLTGSEGMKHATKMLKSGTNIVGGVNARKAGQTVSIEGKDLTVFGTVEEAIKETGADVSVIFVPPKFAKDAVIEAIDAEIPLAVVITEGIPVHDSAYFWAHAVATGNKTRIIGPNCPGVISPGKSNAGIIPADITGAGPIGLVSKSGTLTYQMMYELRDIGFSTGVGIGGDPVIGTTHIDALEAFEADPETKVIVMIGEIGGDAEERAAAYIKDNVTKPVVGYVAGFTAPEGKTMGHAGAIVSGSSGTAAAKKEALEAAGVKVGKTPSETAVLARELYNSL; this is encoded by the coding sequence ATGTCGATCTTCATCAACGAGAACAGCAAGGTCATCGTCCAGGGGCTCACCGGCTCCGAGGGCATGAAGCACGCGACCAAGATGCTGAAGTCCGGCACGAACATCGTGGGTGGCGTCAACGCCCGCAAGGCCGGTCAGACCGTCTCCATCGAGGGCAAGGACCTCACCGTGTTCGGCACGGTCGAGGAGGCCATCAAGGAGACCGGCGCCGACGTTTCGGTCATCTTCGTGCCGCCGAAGTTCGCCAAGGACGCGGTCATCGAGGCGATCGACGCCGAGATCCCGCTCGCCGTGGTGATCACCGAGGGCATCCCGGTGCACGACTCCGCCTACTTCTGGGCGCACGCCGTCGCGACCGGCAACAAGACCCGCATCATCGGGCCGAACTGCCCCGGCGTGATCAGCCCCGGCAAGTCGAACGCCGGCATCATCCCGGCCGACATCACCGGCGCGGGCCCGATCGGCCTCGTGTCGAAGTCGGGCACGCTGACCTACCAGATGATGTACGAGCTGCGTGACATCGGTTTCTCGACCGGTGTCGGCATCGGCGGCGACCCGGTCATCGGCACGACGCACATCGACGCCCTCGAGGCGTTCGAGGCCGACCCCGAGACCAAGGTCATCGTGATGATCGGCGAGATCGGCGGCGACGCCGAAGAGCGCGCCGCGGCCTACATCAAGGACAACGTGACGAAGCCGGTCGTCGGCTACGTCGCCGGCTTCACCGCGCCCGAGGGCAAGACCATGGGCCACGCCGGCGCCATCGTCTCCGGCTCCTCCGGCACGGCCGCCGCGAAGAAGGAGGCCCTCGAGGCCGCCGGCGTCAAGGTCGGGAAGACCCCGAGCGAGACCGCCGTCCTGGCGCGCGAGCTGTACAACAGCCTCTGA
- a CDS encoding SRPBCC family protein: MAKESEVRFEGFMPTTPADTWAAITTASGGWLWPIQYEPHDGGAESGLTPNGGMVTVWKPSRRFVTYAEDETGWFNTLEYVLEPKDGGTYLRYEHTTVLDDWDVEYDACEQHTAFYHHSLGEYLTHFNRRQAKYFKADAPDASKAPEAFETVKAALGAKAVGDRVHLEVADVEGVVDYLTPAFIGVRTEDALYRFYGRNVWGWLVGIGHHLFAEDADADKAAKAWTAWLNGLYA, from the coding sequence ATGGCGAAGGAATCCGAGGTCCGCTTCGAGGGCTTCATGCCCACCACCCCCGCCGACACCTGGGCCGCGATCACCACCGCCAGCGGCGGCTGGCTCTGGCCGATCCAGTACGAACCCCACGACGGCGGCGCCGAGTCCGGCCTCACCCCCAACGGCGGCATGGTGACCGTCTGGAAGCCGTCGCGGCGCTTCGTCACGTACGCGGAAGACGAGACCGGCTGGTTCAACACGCTCGAATACGTCCTCGAACCGAAAGACGGAGGCACGTACCTGCGCTACGAGCACACCACCGTCCTCGACGACTGGGACGTCGAATACGACGCGTGCGAGCAGCACACGGCGTTCTACCACCACTCGCTGGGCGAGTACCTGACGCACTTCAACCGGCGTCAGGCGAAGTACTTCAAGGCCGATGCGCCCGACGCGTCGAAGGCTCCGGAGGCGTTCGAGACCGTGAAGGCGGCTCTAGGCGCGAAGGCCGTAGGCGACCGGGTGCATCTCGAAGTCGCCGACGTCGAAGGTGTCGTCGACTACCTGACGCCGGCCTTCATCGGCGTCCGGACCGAAGACGCGCTGTACCGCTTCTACGGCCGGAACGTCTGGGGCTGGCTTGTGGGCATCGGGCACCACCTGTTCGCCGAAGACGCCGACGCGGACAAAGCCGCGAAGGCGTGGACAGCCTGGTTGAACGGCCTGTACGCCTAG
- the purH gene encoding bifunctional phosphoribosylaminoimidazolecarboxamide formyltransferase/IMP cyclohydrolase yields MSTAQGQRPVRRALIGVSDKAGLLELATGLHAAGVEIVSTGGTAKVIANAGVPVTPVEEVTGFPESLDGRVKTLHPRVHAGLLADRDRPEHVEQLKQLDIAPFDLLVVNLYPFTQTVASGASLQDCVENIDIGGPAMVRAAAKNHNSVAVVVDPSRYEWVLERVAAGGFELADRKRLAAQAYAHTAAYDTAVAAWFANVYAPADDSGFPDFTGASWERGDVLRYGENPHQKAALYKHWRPGLAHAEQLHGKAMSYNNYVDTDAARRAAYDFDAPAVAIIKHANPCGIAVGEDIAEAHRKAHACDPVSAYGGVIATNRPVSREAAEQISEVFTEVVLAPDFDTEALEILQRKKNVRLLKLPAITSPDPIEFRPISGGMLVQTVDTIAAEGDDPANWTLATGAPADERTLADLEFAWRSLRAVKSNAILLANDGATVGVGMGQVNRVDSSRLAVSRAGDRAKGSVAASDAFFPFPDGLEVLLAAGVRAVVQPGGSIRDAEVIAAAEAAGVTLYLTGTRHFAH; encoded by the coding sequence GTGAGTACCGCACAGGGACAGCGTCCCGTCCGGCGCGCGCTGATCGGCGTCTCGGACAAGGCCGGCCTGCTCGAACTCGCCACCGGGCTGCACGCGGCGGGTGTCGAGATCGTGTCGACCGGCGGCACGGCGAAGGTCATCGCGAACGCCGGGGTGCCGGTGACGCCCGTCGAAGAGGTCACCGGGTTCCCCGAGTCCCTCGACGGCCGGGTCAAGACGCTCCACCCGCGCGTGCACGCCGGTCTGCTGGCCGACCGTGACCGCCCGGAGCACGTCGAGCAGCTCAAGCAGCTCGACATCGCGCCGTTCGACCTGCTCGTGGTCAACCTGTACCCGTTCACGCAGACCGTCGCCTCGGGTGCGAGCCTCCAGGACTGTGTCGAGAACATCGACATCGGCGGTCCGGCGATGGTGCGTGCCGCGGCGAAGAACCACAACAGCGTCGCCGTCGTGGTCGACCCGTCCCGCTACGAGTGGGTGCTGGAGCGCGTCGCGGCGGGCGGTTTCGAACTGGCCGACCGCAAGCGGCTCGCCGCGCAGGCCTACGCGCACACGGCGGCGTACGACACCGCCGTCGCCGCGTGGTTCGCCAACGTCTACGCGCCCGCGGACGACTCCGGCTTCCCGGACTTCACCGGCGCTTCGTGGGAGCGCGGCGACGTGCTGCGCTACGGCGAGAACCCGCACCAGAAGGCCGCGCTGTACAAGCACTGGCGGCCCGGCCTCGCGCACGCGGAACAGCTGCACGGCAAGGCCATGTCGTACAACAACTACGTCGACACCGACGCCGCGCGCCGCGCCGCCTACGACTTCGACGCCCCGGCCGTCGCGATCATCAAGCACGCCAACCCGTGCGGGATCGCGGTCGGCGAGGACATCGCCGAGGCGCACCGGAAGGCGCACGCGTGCGACCCGGTCTCGGCCTACGGCGGGGTGATCGCGACCAACCGGCCGGTGAGCCGTGAGGCCGCCGAGCAGATCTCCGAGGTGTTCACCGAGGTCGTCCTGGCACCGGACTTCGACACCGAGGCGCTCGAGATCCTGCAGCGCAAGAAGAACGTGCGGCTGCTGAAGCTGCCCGCGATCACGTCGCCGGATCCGATCGAGTTCCGGCCGATCTCGGGCGGCATGCTGGTGCAGACCGTCGACACGATCGCCGCCGAGGGCGACGACCCGGCGAACTGGACCTTGGCGACCGGCGCGCCCGCCGACGAGCGGACGCTGGCCGACCTCGAGTTCGCGTGGCGTTCGCTGCGCGCGGTGAAGTCGAACGCGATCCTGCTGGCGAATGACGGCGCGACCGTCGGCGTCGGCATGGGCCAGGTCAACCGGGTCGACTCTTCGCGTCTCGCGGTCTCGCGGGCCGGGGATCGGGCGAAGGGCTCCGTCGCCGCTTCGGACGCCTTCTTCCCGTTCCCGGACGGGCTCGAGGTCCTGCTGGCGGCCGGCGTCCGCGCCGTCGTCCAGCCGGGCGGCTCGATCCGCGACGCCGAGGTCATCGCCGCCGCCGAGGCCGCCGGGGTCACCCTGTACCTCACCGGCACGCGGCACTTCGCCCACTGA
- a CDS encoding cold-shock protein translates to MPQGTVRWFDAERGFGFLAPEDGSPDVFVHASEIVGDGGAKMLREGQAVVFEVGENDRGPQALRVRVTADAATGSAVGLLGTINWYEPGKGYGFASPDGGGADIFVHSSAIVTGGVVTEGQRVAFLIVEGERGPQAGHVIPLGAGAGSPAAAGIADGADGTVAWYDEDKGFGFINPDSGAGDVFVHARALAEGLTWLAEGDRVAYEVTSGDKGPQARDVHLVRGTEPQPSPQRSAPASAAGSATRDVPVRGGEGVVARYDADRGFGFITPDAGGDDLFAHVSVIMGSEPLQKGDRVRYTVRQSDRGPQADRIERL, encoded by the coding sequence ATGCCGCAAGGGACCGTCCGTTGGTTCGACGCCGAACGGGGTTTCGGCTTCCTCGCGCCCGAGGACGGCTCGCCGGACGTGTTCGTGCACGCCTCCGAGATCGTCGGGGACGGCGGCGCGAAGATGCTCCGCGAGGGTCAGGCCGTCGTGTTCGAGGTCGGCGAGAACGACCGCGGGCCCCAGGCGCTGCGCGTTCGCGTCACCGCCGATGCGGCCACCGGCAGCGCCGTGGGTCTGCTCGGCACCATCAACTGGTACGAGCCGGGCAAGGGGTACGGCTTCGCGTCGCCGGACGGCGGCGGCGCCGACATCTTCGTGCACAGCTCCGCCATCGTGACCGGCGGTGTGGTCACCGAGGGGCAGCGGGTGGCCTTCCTGATCGTCGAAGGCGAGCGCGGACCGCAGGCCGGGCACGTGATCCCGCTGGGAGCAGGGGCCGGCTCACCCGCCGCGGCCGGTATCGCGGACGGTGCCGACGGCACGGTGGCCTGGTACGACGAGGACAAGGGCTTCGGCTTCATCAACCCCGACTCCGGCGCCGGGGACGTCTTCGTTCACGCCCGGGCCCTGGCCGAGGGGCTGACGTGGCTCGCGGAGGGCGACCGCGTCGCCTACGAGGTGACCAGTGGAGACAAGGGCCCGCAGGCCCGCGACGTGCACCTGGTCCGGGGCACCGAGCCCCAGCCGTCGCCGCAGCGGTCGGCGCCTGCCTCGGCCGCGGGGTCGGCGACGCGGGACGTGCCTGTACGAGGCGGCGAGGGCGTCGTCGCGCGCTACGACGCCGACCGCGGCTTCGGCTTCATCACCCCGGACGCAGGCGGCGACGATCTCTTCGCCCACGTGTCCGTGATCATGGGATCGGAGCCGCTGCAGAAGGGTGACCGGGTCCGGTACACGGTGCGTCAGAGCGACCGGGGCCCGCAGGCCGACCGCATCGAACGCCTCTGA
- the purN gene encoding phosphoribosylglycinamide formyltransferase — protein sequence MDLPTPVKLVVLASGSGTLLQAVLDAVEKPNFPAKVVAVGADRTGVAALTRAERAGVPSFTVRMADHPDRAAWDEAITEAVAAYQPDLVVSAGFMKILGAEFLARFPGRVINTHPALLPSFPGAHAVADALAMAVKVTGSTVHFVDAGVDTGPIIAQEPVIVEPEDDENVLHERIKAVERRLLVETIEKLGRSGCSVEGRKVRFS from the coding sequence TTGGACCTGCCCACTCCGGTGAAGCTCGTCGTCCTCGCGTCCGGTTCCGGCACGCTGCTGCAAGCCGTGCTCGACGCCGTCGAAAAGCCGAACTTCCCGGCGAAGGTGGTCGCCGTCGGGGCGGACCGCACCGGGGTCGCGGCGCTGACCAGGGCCGAACGCGCCGGCGTGCCGTCGTTCACCGTCCGGATGGCCGACCATCCGGACCGCGCGGCGTGGGACGAGGCGATCACCGAAGCCGTTGCCGCCTACCAGCCGGACCTGGTCGTCTCCGCGGGGTTCATGAAGATCCTCGGCGCCGAATTCCTCGCGCGGTTCCCCGGCCGCGTGATCAACACGCATCCGGCCCTGCTGCCGTCGTTCCCCGGCGCGCACGCCGTGGCCGACGCGCTGGCGATGGCCGTCAAGGTCACCGGGTCGACGGTCCATTTCGTCGACGCCGGGGTCGACACCGGGCCGATCATCGCGCAGGAGCCGGTGATCGTGGAGCCCGAGGACGACGAGAACGTCCTGCACGAGCGGATCAAGGCCGTGGAACGCAGGCTCCTGGTGGAAACGATCGAGAAACTCGGCCGGAGCGGGTGCTCGGTCGAGGGACGAAAGGTGAGGTTTTCGTGA
- a CDS encoding DUF5336 domain-containing protein, protein MSYPSGGPGYPQQGGGQQHPNPASGAFPQQQAPSPAAPLNLALLLALAVTVLGLVQFFIGFSDEADAAGQISVFLLVSGLLAALHALPRGPKTLPFAALFSVIGAFGALDLVIGYGSGREDVSVPGILTVVLILGILQMLVAVAALLFEHDVIKLPAAKPQQQAPQAPYSQQFPQQGPQGPFGQQGQQGPAATQVQPFPGAGQQGQQPGEQSGPFSQPGGFQPPVTQPPGQQATTYAPQQGQFFQQPPSSSSESGQNPGTPPGGFGQQS, encoded by the coding sequence ATGTCCTATCCCAGCGGTGGGCCCGGCTACCCCCAGCAGGGTGGCGGCCAGCAACACCCCAACCCCGCCTCGGGGGCCTTCCCGCAGCAGCAGGCGCCGTCACCGGCCGCCCCGCTGAACCTGGCGTTGCTGCTCGCGCTCGCCGTCACCGTCCTCGGCCTGGTGCAGTTCTTCATCGGTTTCTCCGACGAGGCCGACGCCGCCGGACAGATCTCGGTCTTCCTCCTGGTCAGCGGTCTGCTCGCGGCCCTGCACGCGCTGCCGCGTGGCCCGAAGACGCTGCCGTTCGCCGCGTTGTTCAGCGTCATCGGCGCCTTCGGCGCGCTGGACCTGGTCATCGGCTACGGGAGCGGCCGTGAGGACGTCTCGGTCCCGGGCATCCTCACCGTGGTGCTGATCCTCGGCATCCTGCAGATGCTGGTCGCGGTCGCCGCGCTGCTCTTCGAACACGACGTCATCAAGCTGCCCGCCGCGAAGCCGCAGCAGCAGGCGCCGCAGGCCCCGTACAGCCAGCAGTTCCCGCAGCAGGGCCCGCAGGGTCCGTTCGGCCAGCAGGGTCAGCAGGGCCCGGCCGCCACGCAGGTCCAGCCGTTCCCCGGCGCGGGCCAGCAGGGGCAGCAGCCGGGCGAGCAGTCCGGTCCGTTTTCGCAGCCGGGCGGATTCCAGCCGCCGGTGACGCAGCCGCCGGGCCAGCAGGCCACGACGTACGCGCCGCAGCAGGGCCAGTTCTTCCAGCAGCCGCCGTCCTCGTCGTCGGAGTCGGGCCAGAACCCGGGCACGCCGCCCGGCGGTTTCGGCCAGCAGAGCTGA
- a CDS encoding M23 family metallopeptidase, with protein MVAAVAAGAFAAAAAGQTLKSVSESSDAAVTPLASTQDASASFALGGGAGGGAPELLPTSQSTNASAEAQKLSDNNSITQARVKREAEAARKAEEEAKRPKTCMPTKGTFTSGFGARWGTSHLGIDLAAPIGTPIVAASDGTVIEAGPASGFGLWVKVQLADGTVHVYGHMNSFSVREGQKVKCGEEIAEVGNRGQSTGPHLHFEVWQNGTKKIDPRPWLAARGVSVG; from the coding sequence GTGGTCGCAGCCGTCGCTGCCGGCGCCTTCGCGGCCGCCGCTGCCGGGCAGACCCTGAAGTCCGTTTCGGAATCCTCCGACGCCGCCGTCACCCCGCTGGCCAGCACCCAGGACGCGAGCGCCTCGTTCGCCCTCGGTGGTGGAGCCGGTGGTGGCGCCCCCGAACTGCTGCCGACGAGCCAGTCGACGAACGCCTCCGCCGAGGCCCAGAAGCTCTCGGACAACAACAGCATCACCCAGGCCCGCGTGAAGCGTGAGGCCGAAGCGGCCCGCAAGGCCGAAGAAGAGGCAAAGCGCCCCAAGACCTGCATGCCGACCAAGGGCACCTTCACCTCGGGCTTCGGTGCCCGGTGGGGCACGAGCCACCTCGGCATCGACCTCGCGGCCCCGATCGGCACGCCGATCGTCGCTGCCTCCGACGGCACGGTCATCGAAGCGGGCCCCGCCAGCGGTTTCGGCCTCTGGGTCAAGGTCCAGCTCGCCGACGGCACCGTCCACGTCTACGGCCACATGAACTCCTTCTCCGTCCGCGAAGGCCAGAAGGTCAAGTGCGGCGAGGAGATCGCCGAGGTCGGCAACCGCGGCCAGAGCACCGGCCCGCACCTGCACTTCGAGGTGTGGCAGAACGGCACGAAGAAGATCGACCCGCGCCCGTGGCTCGCCGCCCGTGGCGTGAGCGTCGGCTGA
- a CDS encoding cell division protein PerM — MVRFMKLLTRDERPPGEEPVSDLVPELEVSRAKRVRVLLAAACAPLLFSYTALAAVLAVVSFAADRTRFSATGALLAAGPGWLASWQVELDLGGHPLGVLPLLPTLAVGWLVARAAARAARRVGGRTPADAVPVVTVIAGAHALFGVLIALAAGGSPIDVNPLTAFCVPGLLAGLAAVAGVAKVCGLPAVVRDRFDPVAVHGLRAGALGLAALIACGAVVFTAATALSWSTVDSLFEPGFGASFGLFVLSVAYLPNAVVAALSFTTGPGFSVGSLTVGMFGYQEGQVPGVPVLAGIPSHHAVWWPALLLLPALVGALVGWRIRAIDEDPMLRMRAVAVAGALVAFGCVILGTVSGGRLGDGPFDPVSVPVGVASVIAFCWIVVPGGFVAFFAGPHEAPAPPGEPDVEEIAEVEEEPAEEPEAETLEEAALDEEAEAELAAELGEDTDEVPAESEPETEPEQDDVVDGADDDAVTESTDGSGDESAPGDDR; from the coding sequence ATGGTGCGGTTCATGAAGCTGCTCACCCGCGACGAACGCCCGCCGGGCGAAGAGCCGGTGAGCGACCTCGTCCCCGAGCTGGAGGTCTCCAGGGCGAAGCGGGTTCGTGTGTTGCTCGCCGCCGCCTGCGCGCCCTTGCTCTTCTCCTATACCGCCCTCGCTGCCGTGCTCGCGGTGGTCTCGTTCGCCGCCGACCGGACCCGGTTCTCCGCCACCGGCGCCCTGCTCGCCGCCGGCCCCGGCTGGCTCGCCTCGTGGCAGGTGGAACTCGACCTCGGCGGTCATCCGCTCGGCGTGCTGCCGCTGCTGCCGACGCTCGCCGTCGGCTGGCTCGTGGCGAGGGCGGCCGCGCGCGCCGCCCGCCGCGTCGGCGGCCGGACCCCCGCGGACGCCGTCCCGGTGGTGACGGTGATCGCCGGGGCGCACGCGCTGTTCGGCGTGCTGATCGCCCTGGCGGCCGGTGGGTCGCCGATCGACGTGAACCCGCTGACCGCTTTCTGCGTGCCGGGCCTCCTCGCGGGGCTCGCCGCCGTCGCCGGAGTCGCCAAGGTCTGCGGGCTTCCGGCCGTGGTCCGGGACCGGTTCGACCCGGTGGCCGTCCACGGCCTGCGGGCGGGCGCACTCGGCCTCGCCGCGCTCATCGCCTGCGGCGCCGTGGTGTTCACCGCGGCCACCGCGCTGTCGTGGTCCACTGTGGACAGTCTGTTCGAGCCGGGCTTCGGTGCGAGCTTCGGCCTGTTCGTGCTCTCCGTGGCCTACCTGCCGAACGCGGTCGTCGCCGCGCTGTCGTTCACCACCGGGCCCGGTTTCTCGGTCGGCTCGCTGACCGTCGGCATGTTCGGCTACCAGGAAGGACAGGTGCCCGGGGTGCCGGTGCTGGCGGGGATCCCGTCGCACCACGCCGTCTGGTGGCCCGCGTTGCTGCTCCTGCCCGCGCTGGTCGGTGCGCTGGTCGGCTGGCGGATCCGCGCGATCGACGAGGATCCGATGCTGCGGATGCGGGCGGTCGCCGTCGCGGGCGCGCTGGTCGCCTTCGGCTGCGTCATCCTCGGGACCGTCTCCGGCGGCAGGCTCGGCGACGGGCCGTTCGACCCGGTCAGCGTGCCGGTCGGCGTCGCGTCCGTGATCGCCTTCTGCTGGATCGTCGTCCCCGGCGGGTTCGTCGCGTTCTTCGCCGGACCGCACGAGGCCCCCGCACCGCCGGGTGAACCCGACGTCGAAGAGATCGCCGAAGTCGAGGAAGAACCGGCTGAGGAACCCGAGGCGGAAACACTCGAAGAAGCGGCGCTCGACGAAGAGGCCGAAGCGGAACTCGCCGCGGAGCTGGGCGAGGACACCGACGAGGTCCCGGCGGAATCGGAGCCCGAAACCGAGCCCGAGCAGGACGATGTCGTCGACGGTGCCGATGATGACGCTGTGACCGAGTCCACCGACGGGTCCGGCGACGAAAGCGCCCCCGGCGACGACCGTTAG
- the sucC gene encoding ADP-forming succinate--CoA ligase subunit beta: MDLYEYQARDLFAAHGVPVLPGAVANTPEEAKATAEKIGNQVVIKAQVKTGGRGKAGGVKLAQTPDEAAEKAEAILGLDIKGHITRRVLVAEASDIAEEYYFSFLLDRANRTFLAMASAEGGVEIEQLAVERPEALAKIPVDAIAGVDKAKAVEILTAGKFPEKVVDEAADVVVKLWETFVSEDATLVEVNPLVRDPQDKIIALDGKVTLDENASFRQPGHEALVDKDAENPLEAKAKAKDLNYVKLDGEVGIIGNGAGLVMSTLDVVAYAGEKHGGVKPANFLDIGGGASAEVMAAGLDVILNDTDVKSVFVNVFGGITACDAVANGIVEALKILGDEATKPLVVRLDGNNVVEGRQILADANHPLVTVVDTMDNAADKAAELAAAGA; the protein is encoded by the coding sequence GTGGACCTCTACGAGTACCAGGCGAGGGATCTCTTCGCCGCCCACGGAGTACCGGTTCTGCCGGGTGCCGTGGCAAACACCCCCGAAGAAGCCAAGGCCACCGCCGAGAAGATCGGCAACCAGGTCGTCATCAAGGCGCAGGTCAAGACCGGCGGCCGCGGCAAGGCCGGCGGCGTCAAGCTGGCCCAGACGCCGGACGAGGCCGCGGAAAAGGCCGAGGCGATCCTCGGTCTCGACATCAAGGGCCACATCACGCGTCGCGTGCTGGTGGCCGAAGCCTCGGACATCGCCGAGGAGTACTACTTCTCCTTCCTGCTGGACCGTGCGAACCGCACCTTCCTCGCGATGGCTTCGGCCGAAGGTGGCGTGGAGATCGAGCAGCTGGCCGTCGAGCGCCCCGAAGCGCTCGCGAAGATCCCGGTCGACGCGATCGCCGGTGTCGACAAGGCGAAGGCCGTCGAGATCCTGACCGCGGGCAAGTTCCCGGAGAAGGTCGTCGACGAGGCCGCCGACGTCGTCGTGAAGCTCTGGGAGACCTTCGTCTCCGAGGACGCGACCCTGGTCGAGGTCAACCCGCTGGTCCGTGACCCGCAGGACAAGATCATCGCCCTCGACGGCAAGGTCACCCTCGACGAGAACGCGTCGTTCCGTCAGCCGGGCCACGAGGCCCTGGTCGACAAGGACGCGGAGAACCCGCTCGAGGCGAAGGCCAAGGCCAAGGACCTCAACTACGTCAAGCTCGACGGCGAGGTCGGCATCATCGGCAACGGCGCGGGCCTCGTGATGTCCACGCTGGACGTCGTGGCCTACGCGGGCGAGAAGCACGGCGGCGTCAAGCCCGCCAACTTCCTCGACATCGGCGGCGGCGCTTCGGCCGAGGTCATGGCGGCCGGTCTGGACGTCATCCTCAACGACACCGACGTGAAGAGCGTCTTCGTCAACGTCTTCGGTGGCATCACCGCTTGCGACGCGGTCGCGAACGGCATCGTCGAGGCGCTGAAGATCCTGGGCGACGAGGCCACCAAGCCGCTCGTCGTGCGGCTGGACGGCAACAACGTCGTCGAGGGACGTCAGATCCTTGCCGACGCGAACCACCCGCTGGTCACCGTGGTGGACACAATGGACAACGCGGCCGACAAGGCCGCCGAGCTCGCCGCGGCAGGTGCGTGA